AGTAAGCGGATATTTATCAGGTGTTAATCCTTTTGATCAACCAGGAGTAGAAGCATACAAGAAGAATATGTTCGCGCTTCTTGGAAAATCAGGATATGAAGATATTAAAGCAGAACTTGAAAAAAGGCTTTAAATAAATGAGGATTATTGTAGATGCAGATGGGTGCCCAGGGAAAAATCTAATAGAAAAAGCAGCTAGGGAAAACTCTATAGAGCTCATTATGTATTGTGATATTAATCATGTTTTAAGTAGCGAGTATGCCTCAATAAGATATGTAGATAGTGGATTTCAAAGTGTTGATATGAAAGTAGCTAATGAAGCAAGACCTAAGGACATAATAATTACTCAAGACTTTGGGGTTGCTGCTATGGTTTTAGCTAAAGGCGCTTATGCTATGGGACCTAAAGGACATATATATGACGATGATAACATTGATAAATTATTATTTGAAAGACATATGTCTGGTAAATTAAGACGTAGTGGAGGCAAAACCTTTGGTCCTAAAAAGAGAACAAGCGAAGATGATGAAAAACTTTATAATAATTTAATTAAGCTTATTTTAAAAGGGCAATTAGTAGAAGAAAAATGATTTCCATATAACATAAAAAATAGCTAGTAACTGTTTTTTTATAGCTATTTTAAAGGTATTTTAGAGGGCTAAGCAATTCATAATTGTTTAGCCCTCTAAAATTTTTAAGTTATAAGTTAATCAAAGGTATTTAGATCTTGCATATCAATACTGTTTTTAATAGCTTCTGGATATAGTGAACCGTTATTTACCTGCTCTATCATAGGATAGCCAGCCTTATTACCTTTATCAATAGTTATATCTTCTTTTTTATAAGTATAATCGGGGTTATAATGATCTAATTTTTCCTTGGT
This DNA window, taken from Clostridium estertheticum, encodes the following:
- a CDS encoding YaiI/YqxD family protein, which produces MRIIVDADGCPGKNLIEKAARENSIELIMYCDINHVLSSEYASIRYVDSGFQSVDMKVANEARPKDIIITQDFGVAAMVLAKGAYAMGPKGHIYDDDNIDKLLFERHMSGKLRRSGGKTFGPKKRTSEDDEKLYNNLIKLILKGQLVEEK